In Colwellia sp. PAMC 20917, a single genomic region encodes these proteins:
- a CDS encoding glucokinase, translating into MSESILNLVADIGGTNIRFGLVNDDGQISDIKTYQCDQYDSLADVISVYLALHNAAGKTINACLAIACPVETDQITMTNLPWTFSQSSLKNALNISQLFLINDYTAIAHAVPLLTQAQKVQIGEGVAIADKPISICGPGTGLGVANLVPTRDGWCCLGGEGGHVDFAPVDADEIKILSYLLETKQHRISYEQLLCGRGLEQIYQAFLSIDNLPKSNLSAEQISAKAIDGSCPLCEKALHQFCNTLGSFAGNLALTLGCFGGVYIAGGIVPRFIDFIKNSNFRQRFDTKGRLSSFINNIPTYVITENQPGLIGASAYIRQQLSSMKGHI; encoded by the coding sequence GTGAGTGAGTCAATACTTAACTTAGTCGCTGACATTGGCGGTACTAATATCAGGTTTGGCCTCGTTAATGACGATGGTCAAATCTCAGATATTAAAACTTATCAGTGCGACCAATATGATAGCTTAGCCGATGTTATTAGCGTTTATTTAGCGTTACATAACGCTGCAGGTAAAACAATCAATGCGTGTTTAGCCATTGCTTGTCCGGTTGAAACAGATCAAATTACCATGACTAACTTGCCATGGACATTTTCTCAATCATCCTTGAAAAACGCATTGAATATTAGTCAGTTATTTTTAATAAATGACTATACCGCAATAGCCCATGCAGTACCTTTGCTAACACAAGCACAGAAAGTGCAAATTGGTGAAGGGGTCGCAATTGCAGACAAGCCTATTTCTATTTGTGGTCCTGGTACCGGACTAGGTGTTGCTAATTTAGTACCGACCAGAGACGGTTGGTGTTGCTTAGGGGGAGAAGGAGGCCATGTCGACTTTGCTCCTGTCGATGCTGATGAAATTAAAATATTAAGTTATTTACTTGAAACTAAACAACATAGAATATCCTATGAGCAATTACTTTGTGGCAGAGGCTTAGAGCAAATTTATCAAGCCTTTTTGTCAATTGATAACTTGCCCAAGAGTAATTTATCAGCTGAACAAATCTCCGCTAAAGCGATAGATGGCTCATGTCCACTATGTGAAAAAGCCTTACATCAATTTTGTAATACTTTAGGCAGCTTTGCCGGTAACTTAGCCTTAACGTTAGGTTGTTTTGGTGGTGTATATATTGCCGGTGGCATTGTGCCTCGTTTTATAGATTTCATCAAAAACAGCAATTTTAGGCAGCGTTTTGATACAAAAGGCCGACTATCTAGTTTTATTAATAATATTCCGACGTATGTGATCACCGAAAATCAACCCGGTTTGATAGGGGCGTCTGCCTATATTCGTCAACAATTATCTTCAATGAAAGGACACATCTAA
- a CDS encoding glyceraldehyde-3-phosphate dehydrogenase: protein MTSHLEEQYQASWQERQTFAENMQPIIGQLFRNKGLEVSIYGRPLVNASAIDIIKAHKSVALHEDSKLRLRESFPFIDALRHMDLAPARIDVGKLAYRYLFLGKANGLSIEQFLEKELVSINKNTDPQKSKDVVLYGFGRIGRLLARLLIERAGPCSTLNLRAIVIRPSGKGDLAKRASLLRRDSVHGAFNGSITIDEENSVIKANGAFIQVIYAKNPSEIDYTQYGINDALVVDNTGVWSDEEGLGQHLQSKGVAKVLLTAPAKGDIKNIVYGVNQDMILADDKIVSAASCTTNAITPVLKAINDEFGIKNGHVETVHSYTNDQNLIDNYHPAPRRGRSAPLNMVISTTGAAKAVAKALPELKGLLTGNAIRVPTPNVSMAIMNLNLKKSTDKEALNDYLRNISLNSKLQNQVDYTASTEIVSTDLVGSRYAGVVDSQATIVDGDRAVLYVWYDNEFGYSCQVVRVMLEMSGIQVPTLPVN, encoded by the coding sequence ATGACTTCTCATCTTGAGGAACAATACCAAGCTAGCTGGCAAGAACGCCAAACATTTGCTGAAAATATGCAACCTATTATAGGGCAACTTTTCAGAAACAAAGGTCTCGAAGTATCTATTTATGGTCGTCCATTAGTTAATGCTTCTGCAATTGATATCATTAAAGCACATAAATCTGTTGCGCTACATGAAGACAGTAAATTACGTTTACGTGAAAGCTTTCCTTTTATTGATGCATTAAGACACATGGATTTAGCACCAGCACGTATTGATGTCGGTAAATTGGCCTACCGTTATTTATTTCTAGGTAAAGCTAATGGTCTGTCAATTGAGCAGTTTTTAGAAAAAGAATTAGTATCAATTAATAAAAATACTGACCCACAAAAGTCTAAAGATGTTGTTCTTTATGGTTTTGGTCGTATCGGTCGCTTATTAGCGCGTCTGTTAATTGAACGCGCAGGACCCTGCTCAACATTAAATCTACGTGCTATTGTTATTCGCCCAAGTGGTAAAGGTGATTTAGCAAAACGTGCCAGCCTATTACGTCGTGATTCAGTGCATGGTGCTTTTAACGGTAGTATTACTATCGATGAAGAAAATAGTGTCATTAAAGCTAATGGCGCATTTATTCAAGTCATTTACGCAAAAAATCCTAGCGAAATCGACTATACCCAATATGGTATTAATGACGCTTTAGTTGTTGATAACACCGGTGTATGGAGTGACGAAGAAGGTCTAGGGCAACATTTGCAATCAAAAGGTGTTGCTAAGGTATTGTTAACAGCACCCGCTAAAGGTGATATTAAAAATATCGTTTATGGCGTGAATCAAGATATGATTTTAGCGGATGACAAAATTGTTTCTGCAGCGAGTTGTACCACTAACGCTATTACACCAGTGTTAAAAGCCATTAACGATGAGTTCGGTATTAAGAATGGCCACGTTGAAACGGTTCATTCATATACGAACGATCAAAATTTAATTGATAACTACCATCCAGCTCCTCGCCGCGGTCGTAGTGCACCATTAAATATGGTTATTAGCACAACGGGTGCTGCTAAAGCGGTTGCTAAAGCATTACCTGAATTGAAAGGTTTGTTAACGGGTAACGCGATTCGTGTACCAACACCAAACGTTTCAATGGCTATCATGAATTTGAATTTGAAAAAATCAACGGATAAAGAAGCGTTAAACGATTACTTACGTAATATTTCGTTAAATTCTAAGTTACAAAATCAAGTAGATTATACGGCTTCAACTGAAATCGTCTCTACTGACTTGGTTGGCTCTCGATACGCTGGAGTTGTTGACTCTCAAGCAACGATTGTTGATGGCGATCGCGCTGTATTGTATGTATGGTATGACAATGAATTTGGTTACAGCTGCCAGGTAGTTAGAGTCATGCTAGAAATGTCAGGTATTCAGGTACCAACATTACCCGTTAATTAG
- the gndA gene encoding NADP-dependent phosphogluconate dehydrogenase, with the protein MTQDNSLCDIGFIGLGVMGKNLVLNLADNGYSIAAFDLDNEKVLGVIAQDKLENGENKQRVHGCSSYTELLSRLKTPHLIVLSVPAGAPVDQVSESLIGAGIQPDDIIIDTGNSLWVDTVAREKKYKSNFILFSSAVSGGEVGARFGPALMPSGSPYAWTRIKPIWEAISAKVDAETGKPLERTKPGETIKKGEPCAAYIGPAGAGHYVKMVHNGIEYADMQIICEAYHTLRAGLNLSTDEIADIFEQWNQGPLDSYLMEISVEVLRHKVTEDNIPLVDLILDKAGQKGTGLWTAMSSLELGTPAPTIAQAVYARSISSFKDLRVQSSSLLNGPEAKTLNAQEKTAFIARLHDAIYCAKICAYAQGFQLMKQAEQEHGWELDFASIAKIWRAGCIIRAAFLQSITDAFKRNAKLENLMLDAFFVEQLNAHQLNWRKTVAETALMGISTSAISSSLTYYDAMRTAVLPANLLQAQRDFFGAHTFERVDQAPGKKFHVEWSNPERKMIEFGHSK; encoded by the coding sequence ATGACACAAGACAATAGTTTGTGTGACATCGGCTTTATTGGCCTTGGTGTAATGGGTAAAAATTTGGTGCTAAACTTAGCCGACAACGGTTACAGTATTGCTGCTTTTGATTTAGATAATGAAAAAGTGCTTGGCGTTATTGCCCAAGATAAATTGGAAAATGGTGAAAATAAGCAACGTGTTCACGGTTGCTCATCATATACAGAATTATTATCGCGATTAAAAACTCCCCATCTTATTGTACTTTCTGTACCTGCTGGTGCTCCTGTTGATCAAGTCTCTGAGAGTTTGATTGGCGCTGGTATTCAACCTGACGATATTATTATTGATACGGGTAATAGTCTGTGGGTTGATACCGTTGCTCGTGAGAAAAAGTATAAGAGTAATTTCATTTTATTTTCTTCAGCTGTCTCTGGCGGTGAAGTCGGCGCTAGATTTGGGCCTGCTTTAATGCCCAGTGGTTCTCCTTATGCATGGACTCGCATCAAACCTATCTGGGAAGCCATATCAGCTAAGGTTGACGCCGAAACAGGCAAACCTTTAGAGCGGACTAAGCCAGGAGAAACCATTAAAAAAGGTGAACCTTGTGCCGCCTATATTGGCCCAGCCGGTGCGGGTCATTATGTAAAAATGGTTCATAATGGTATTGAATATGCGGATATGCAGATTATCTGTGAGGCTTATCATACTTTACGTGCGGGTTTAAATTTATCAACAGATGAGATTGCTGATATTTTTGAACAATGGAACCAAGGTCCTCTAGACAGTTATTTAATGGAAATATCTGTCGAGGTACTTCGCCATAAGGTGACCGAAGATAACATCCCGCTAGTGGATTTAATTCTCGATAAAGCGGGGCAGAAAGGTACAGGTTTGTGGACTGCGATGAGCAGTTTAGAATTAGGTACACCCGCTCCCACTATTGCCCAAGCGGTATACGCACGTTCCATCTCTTCATTTAAAGATTTAAGAGTGCAGAGTTCAAGTCTGCTTAACGGCCCTGAAGCTAAGACCTTAAATGCACAAGAAAAAACAGCGTTTATTGCTCGCTTACATGATGCGATTTACTGTGCGAAAATTTGTGCTTACGCCCAAGGTTTTCAATTAATGAAGCAAGCGGAGCAAGAGCATGGTTGGGAGCTTGATTTTGCCAGTATTGCAAAAATATGGCGAGCGGGTTGTATTATTCGTGCAGCATTTTTACAATCTATTACCGATGCTTTTAAACGTAATGCGAAGTTAGAAAATTTAATGCTAGATGCATTCTTTGTGGAACAATTAAATGCTCATCAATTAAATTGGCGTAAAACTGTTGCAGAAACCGCTTTAATGGGAATTTCAACCAGTGCAATAAGTTCATCGTTGACCTATTATGATGCGATGCGTACCGCGGTTCTTCCTGCAAATTTATTACAGGCACAAAGAGATTTTTTTGGTGCACATACTTTTGAACGGGTTGATCAAGCGCCAGGAAAGAAATTTCATGTTGAATGGTCAAACCCTGAGCGCAAAATGATCGAATTTGGTCATTCAAAATAA
- a CDS encoding Leu/Phe/Val dehydrogenase, with the protein MAIFDLVDFDNHEQVVYCSDDATGLKAIIAVHSTALGPAAGGCRFWDYVNDEAALKDVLRLSKGMTYKNAMAGLKLGGGKGVIIGNPRHLKSDDLFKAYGKAVNNLGGRYYTAEDVNITTGDMAIVNQVTDYVSGLEGKSGNPGPFTALGTFLGIKAAVKFKLGSDDLTGIKVAVQGLGSVGYSLCERLHAAGAKLIVTDINQEILDKAVAELDATVVSLDDIYKQDVEVFSPCALGASINDDSIAELKAVIIAGCANNQLAESRHDQVLLDKGILYAPDYVINAGGIINVALEIYPEAYCADKATSLVENIYHTLMNVFVTANEKNLPTGKVADEMARAIIANAGK; encoded by the coding sequence GTGGCAATTTTTGATTTAGTAGATTTCGACAATCATGAACAAGTTGTTTATTGCAGCGATGATGCAACAGGCTTAAAAGCTATCATAGCAGTACACAGTACTGCACTTGGACCGGCAGCAGGTGGCTGTCGTTTTTGGGATTATGTAAATGATGAAGCAGCATTAAAAGATGTTTTACGTTTATCAAAAGGCATGACCTACAAAAATGCTATGGCTGGGTTAAAACTTGGCGGTGGTAAAGGGGTTATTATTGGTAACCCTAGACACTTAAAGTCAGACGATTTATTCAAAGCTTATGGCAAAGCCGTTAATAATCTAGGTGGCCGTTATTACACCGCTGAAGATGTAAATATTACTACTGGTGATATGGCTATTGTTAATCAAGTTACCGACTATGTTTCGGGTCTTGAAGGAAAAAGTGGTAATCCAGGCCCCTTCACTGCGCTAGGTACATTTTTAGGTATTAAAGCAGCGGTTAAGTTTAAATTAGGATCTGATGATTTAACCGGTATTAAAGTCGCTGTTCAAGGGCTTGGTAGTGTTGGTTATTCACTTTGTGAGCGACTTCATGCTGCGGGTGCGAAATTAATCGTCACTGATATTAACCAAGAAATTTTAGATAAAGCCGTTGCCGAGTTAGATGCGACAGTTGTTAGCTTAGACGATATTTACAAACAAGATGTTGAAGTATTTTCACCTTGTGCGTTAGGCGCGTCGATTAATGACGATAGCATTGCAGAACTTAAAGCGGTGATCATTGCCGGCTGTGCTAATAACCAACTTGCAGAAAGTCGCCATGACCAAGTCCTTTTAGACAAGGGTATTTTGTATGCTCCTGACTACGTCATTAACGCTGGGGGAATTATAAATGTTGCCCTTGAAATTTATCCTGAAGCTTATTGTGCTGATAAGGCGACAAGTTTGGTAGAAAATATTTATCACACACTAATGAATGTTTTTGTAACAGCGAACGAGAAAAACTTACCAACAGGTAAAGTAGCTGATGAAATGGCGAGAGCTATAATAGCTAACGCTGGAAAATAA
- a CDS encoding DUF2989 domain-containing protein, with translation MKTIIAYFSLIFLLTACDSKPNFAELCESNSEICNEFQEDSWCKRERIMVGFSNLEEKLASSDLHKYHQLIAYEDYAQCMVHASKIEHIKLKHKQTMRVDNAIQAQNRIKEISKETITSDHPHLLYYHWSRYINEESLNKFLAQEGTKALENSRSQYNLATHYTKTDPKKTLTLLYRALQLYQPDQKINAEIFQSIATIFIEKQDVKKAYLWLRILRLHSPENKEVTEKSLNNYVVGYKLNKTLLDKIANITLDKIEAGTFESPKV, from the coding sequence ATGAAGACAATAATAGCCTACTTCTCACTAATTTTTTTATTAACCGCTTGTGATAGCAAGCCAAACTTTGCTGAACTTTGTGAAAGTAATTCTGAAATCTGTAATGAATTTCAAGAAGACTCATGGTGTAAACGAGAACGTATTATGGTGGGTTTTTCTAATTTAGAGGAAAAATTGGCTAGTTCAGATCTACATAAATATCATCAACTCATTGCTTACGAAGATTATGCACAATGTATGGTTCATGCCTCAAAAATTGAGCATATTAAATTAAAACATAAACAAACGATGAGAGTTGATAACGCAATTCAAGCACAGAATCGTATCAAAGAAATATCAAAAGAAACAATAACCTCAGATCACCCTCACCTGCTCTACTATCACTGGTCGAGATATATCAACGAAGAATCTTTAAATAAATTTTTAGCACAAGAAGGGACAAAAGCCCTTGAAAATTCAAGGTCGCAATATAACTTAGCGACGCATTATACAAAAACAGATCCTAAAAAGACCTTAACGTTACTTTATCGAGCTTTGCAATTATACCAGCCAGATCAGAAAATAAATGCAGAAATCTTTCAGTCAATAGCAACGATATTTATAGAAAAGCAAGATGTTAAAAAAGCTTATCTTTGGTTAAGAATTTTACGTTTACATTCGCCAGAAAATAAAGAAGTGACTGAAAAGTCTTTAAATAATTATGTTGTAGGTTATAAATTAAATAAAACATTATTAGATAAAATTGCCAATATAACCTTAGATAAAATTGAAGCAGGAACCTTTGAGTCACCAAAGGTTTAG
- a CDS encoding cupin domain-containing protein, protein MQKIHWGELTPEQFLKEYWQKKPLLIKGAFKDFTDPIDANELAGLAMESEIESRIIACNNGDWQVEQGPFDSFDKFGEQNWTLLVQAVNNWSRDTQSLLAAVNFIPQWRIDDVMVSFSTPNGGVGAHLDQYDVFIVQGEGKRRWQVGAPDSSLKQLLPHPDLKQVSSFVAVIDEITEAGDLLYIPPNHPHNGVSLENSMNFSIGFQAPNNQELWSGFADKLIDENLGEARFPDNERTLTSHPEQLEQMDIEKLKAFMKAQLDDDKLFTPFIGKYLTQNHHALEILMPVTPIDSEQLSDILAEAENTLVPVSGIKSLIVPFQHQEQAPNETSFLYINGESFLIDKETITLATYLTKQQTLTTQTAKSLLTNLKNEQLLTNVLNMGFWYIE, encoded by the coding sequence ATGCAAAAAATCCATTGGGGCGAACTAACGCCTGAGCAGTTTTTAAAAGAATATTGGCAAAAAAAACCGTTATTAATAAAAGGTGCGTTCAAAGACTTCACCGACCCAATTGATGCCAACGAACTTGCTGGCCTCGCGATGGAAAGCGAAATTGAATCGCGTATTATTGCCTGTAATAATGGTGACTGGCAAGTAGAGCAAGGTCCTTTTGATTCATTCGATAAGTTTGGCGAACAGAACTGGACGCTACTGGTGCAGGCGGTAAATAATTGGTCTCGCGATACCCAATCATTGCTAGCAGCCGTTAATTTTATTCCACAATGGCGTATTGATGATGTAATGGTTAGCTTTTCAACACCCAATGGCGGTGTTGGTGCTCATTTAGACCAGTACGATGTCTTTATTGTGCAAGGTGAAGGAAAGCGTCGCTGGCAAGTTGGTGCGCCTGATAGTTCACTAAAACAGCTATTACCTCACCCTGATTTAAAACAAGTCTCTAGTTTTGTTGCTGTTATCGACGAAATAACCGAAGCAGGTGATTTACTTTATATTCCACCAAATCATCCACACAATGGCGTGTCATTAGAGAACTCGATGAATTTTTCTATTGGTTTTCAGGCACCGAACAATCAGGAATTATGGTCTGGTTTTGCTGATAAATTAATAGATGAAAACCTTGGAGAAGCACGTTTTCCTGATAATGAACGTACACTAACCAGTCATCCCGAACAACTTGAACAAATGGATATCGAAAAGTTAAAGGCGTTCATGAAAGCACAACTTGATGACGATAAGTTATTTACTCCTTTTATCGGCAAATATCTTACACAGAACCACCATGCCTTAGAGATATTAATGCCGGTCACGCCTATCGACAGCGAACAACTTTCCGATATTCTGGCTGAAGCAGAAAACACCTTAGTGCCTGTTTCCGGGATAAAAAGCTTAATTGTACCTTTTCAACATCAGGAACAAGCGCCCAACGAAACAAGCTTTTTATATATTAATGGTGAAAGCTTTTTAATTGATAAAGAAACAATCACATTAGCGACATACCTAACAAAACAGCAAACTTTGACCACTCAAACAGCAAAAAGTTTACTAACAAATTTGAAAAATGAACAATTATTGACTAATGTTCTAAATATGGGCTTTTGGTATATTGAATAA
- a CDS encoding bifunctional 4-hydroxy-2-oxoglutarate aldolase/2-dehydro-3-deoxy-phosphogluconate aldolase, giving the protein MTITNNWQLSPKEIFAMGPIVPVLVIKDVEDALPIAKALLAAGIKVLEVTLRTPAALDVIKIIAQELPEACVGAGTVTNREMLQRCQEAGAKFAISPGLTKDLLKAGNEGNIALIPGISSISEMMDGIDFGYDHLKFFPAEASGGVKAIQSMGGPFPDIRFCPTGGINLSNVKDYLALSNVACCGGSWLVTDEIIKNKDWAKITELAKQALAHVK; this is encoded by the coding sequence ATGACCATAACAAATAATTGGCAGTTATCGCCAAAAGAAATTTTCGCTATGGGGCCTATTGTGCCTGTTCTTGTTATTAAAGATGTTGAAGATGCCTTACCTATTGCTAAAGCCTTACTCGCTGCAGGCATAAAAGTATTAGAAGTAACTTTGCGCACACCAGCGGCACTTGATGTGATTAAAATTATCGCGCAAGAGTTACCTGAAGCTTGTGTTGGCGCAGGTACAGTAACAAATCGTGAAATGCTACAACGCTGTCAAGAAGCAGGGGCTAAGTTTGCAATAAGTCCTGGCTTAACAAAAGATTTATTAAAAGCGGGTAATGAAGGTAATATTGCTCTTATACCAGGAATTTCATCAATTTCAGAAATGATGGACGGAATTGACTTTGGCTATGACCATTTGAAGTTTTTCCCCGCAGAAGCTTCTGGTGGTGTTAAAGCGATTCAATCTATGGGCGGACCATTCCCTGACATTCGCTTTTGTCCAACAGGTGGTATCAATTTAAGTAATGTTAAGGACTACTTAGCCTTATCAAACGTTGCTTGTTGTGGTGGCTCTTGGTTGGTTACCGACGAAATAATTAAAAATAAAGATTGGGCTAAAATTACTGAATTAGCTAAACAAGCACTTGCTCATGTAAAATAA
- the msrB gene encoding peptide-methionine (R)-S-oxide reductase MsrB has protein sequence MSKDPYQDKLTPEAFQVCRLAATEQPFSGEYNDHWLAGVYHCACCEKELFSSTDKFQSGCGWPSFSAAISPNVAYIEDDSLGMMRTEITCSTCDSHLGHVFDDGPQPTGKRYCVNSLSLQFSAL, from the coding sequence ATGTCTAAAGACCCTTATCAAGATAAGTTAACACCCGAGGCTTTTCAAGTATGTCGCTTGGCTGCCACAGAGCAACCGTTCAGTGGCGAGTATAACGATCATTGGCTAGCCGGTGTTTATCATTGTGCCTGTTGTGAAAAGGAGCTGTTTTCTTCAACAGATAAATTTCAATCGGGTTGCGGTTGGCCAAGCTTTTCTGCCGCTATTAGCCCAAATGTCGCCTACATTGAAGATGACAGCCTTGGAATGATGCGTACAGAAATCACTTGCAGTACGTGTGACTCTCATCTGGGTCATGTATTTGATGACGGCCCACAACCCACCGGTAAACGCTATTGTGTTAATTCATTAAGTTTACAGTTTAGCGCACTTTAA
- the gap gene encoding type I glyceraldehyde-3-phosphate dehydrogenase encodes MTIKVGINGFGRIGRFVFRAAAQRSDIEIVGINDLIDIDYMAYMLKYDSTHGRFNGTVEVKDGQLIVNDKVIRVSAIRNPEELKWDEIDVDVVVESTGLFLTDETARKHLIAGAKKVVLSAPSKDDTPMFVCGVNLNEYKGEDIVSNASCTTNCLAPIAKVLNDNWGIESGLMTTVHATTATQKTVDSPSAKDWRGGRGAGQNIIPSSTGAAKAVGKVIPELNGKLTGMAFRVPTPNVSVVDLTVNLKSSATYQEICDAMKSAAHGDLQGILGYTEDQVVSNDFIGETCTSVFDAGAGIALTDKFVKIVSWYDNEIGYSNKVLDLVAYVSAYKN; translated from the coding sequence ATGACTATTAAAGTTGGCATCAATGGTTTTGGCCGTATCGGTCGTTTTGTATTTAGAGCTGCTGCGCAGAGAAGCGACATTGAAATTGTCGGTATTAATGATTTAATCGACATTGACTACATGGCTTACATGCTTAAGTATGACTCAACGCATGGTCGTTTTAACGGTACGGTAGAAGTTAAAGATGGTCAGTTGATTGTTAATGATAAAGTTATTCGCGTTAGCGCTATCCGTAACCCCGAAGAACTTAAATGGGATGAAATAGATGTTGATGTTGTTGTTGAATCAACCGGTTTATTTCTAACTGATGAGACAGCACGAAAGCATTTGATCGCAGGAGCTAAAAAAGTTGTACTTTCTGCCCCTTCCAAAGATGACACCCCAATGTTTGTCTGTGGTGTAAACCTCAATGAGTATAAAGGCGAAGATATTGTATCAAACGCTTCATGTACCACTAATTGCCTAGCACCTATTGCTAAGGTTCTTAATGATAATTGGGGAATTGAAAGTGGTTTAATGACGACGGTTCATGCAACTACAGCAACACAAAAAACTGTTGATAGCCCTTCAGCTAAAGATTGGCGTGGTGGCCGTGGTGCAGGACAAAATATAATCCCTTCATCTACGGGTGCTGCAAAAGCGGTTGGTAAAGTTATCCCTGAATTAAATGGCAAACTCACTGGTATGGCCTTTCGTGTACCAACACCAAATGTATCTGTTGTAGACCTGACTGTTAATTTAAAAAGTAGCGCAACCTATCAAGAAATTTGCGATGCGATGAAATCAGCAGCTCATGGTGATTTGCAAGGCATATTAGGCTATACCGAAGATCAAGTAGTTTCTAATGATTTCATTGGCGAAACGTGTACGTCAGTCTTTGATGCGGGTGCGGGTATAGCACTAACCGATAAGTTTGTAAAAATCGTTTCTTGGTACGACAATGAAATTGGTTATTCAAACAAGGTACTTGATTTAGTGGCTTACGTCAGCGCTTATAAAAATTAA
- a CDS encoding GNAT family N-acetyltransferase: MSFSVSRVNWEQAASLLRDVREKVFICEWRIPRKIEFDRKDHYAFHVLVCDDITQEPVATGRILSTGEISRIAVLMSFRKRNIDRDVVKGLLAIAKDLKLDEVFIYSPLDDVEYFRKFNFISAGAVFMEAGMPRQRMTCAVENIKKSTRFAFNH, translated from the coding sequence ATGTCGTTCAGTGTCAGTAGAGTAAATTGGGAACAAGCGGCATCACTATTAAGAGATGTCCGCGAAAAAGTTTTTATTTGTGAATGGCGTATTCCACGAAAAATAGAGTTTGACCGAAAAGATCACTATGCATTTCATGTCTTAGTTTGTGATGATATTACTCAAGAGCCCGTTGCAACGGGCCGTATATTATCTACGGGTGAAATTTCTCGCATCGCAGTATTGATGTCTTTTAGAAAAAGAAACATCGACAGAGATGTTGTCAAAGGTTTACTGGCTATTGCTAAAGATCTCAAACTTGATGAAGTATTTATTTATAGTCCACTTGATGATGTTGAATATTTTAGAAAATTTAACTTTATCAGTGCTGGCGCAGTATTTATGGAAGCAGGTATGCCAAGACAGCGTATGACCTGTGCTGTTGAGAATATAAAAAAATCTACCCGCTTCGCTTTTAATCACTAG